One genomic region from Rosa rugosa chromosome 1, drRosRugo1.1, whole genome shotgun sequence encodes:
- the LOC133727022 gene encoding NADPH:adrenodoxin oxidoreductase, mitochondrial yields MAVIQLRTWLSRTLSTAASRPLRVCVVGSGPAGFYTAEKMLKAHQEAEVDIIDRLPTPFGLVRSGVAPDHPETKIVVNQFTRVAQHERCSFFGNVTLGSSVTLPELRELYDVVVLAYGAESDRVLGIPGEDLSGIYSAREFVWWYNGHPDSRYLNPDLKSSDTAVILGQGNVALDVARILLRPTTELATTDIASHALSALEKSSIRKVYLVGRRGPAQAACTAKELREILGIKDLHVHIKEADLLKTQADEEEMKNNRIRKRVYELLSKAATSRPSHPSSDQRELHFVFFRKPDKFLESDERTGHVSGVRLEKTKLIGVDPGEQMAVGTGQFEDLGCGIVLKSIGYKSVPVNGLPFDDRKGVVPNVRGRVLSDTSGDHTRLEKGLYVCGWLKRGPTGIIATNLYCAEETVASISEDLKQGIVTFSSSSSGREGLLQLLDNRNVRVVPFNRWEEMDARERELGNFKNKPREKLATLEELEKAAEE; encoded by the exons atggcgGTTATTCAATTGAGGACATGGTTATCCAGAACCTTGTCAACCGCCGCTTCTCGTCCTCTCCGCGTCTGCGTCGTCGGAAGTGGACCCGCCGGCTTCTACACGGCGGAGAAG ATGCTGAAGGCGCACCAGGAAGCTGAAGTTGACATCATTGACCGATTGCCGACGCCTTTCGGATTAGTCCGCTCCGGCGTAGCACCGGACCATCCTGAAACCAAG ATTGTGGTGAACCAGTTTACGAGGGTTGCGCAACACGAACGCTGCTCATTCTTTGGAAATGTCACTCTTGGATCGTCTGTCACACTTCCCGAGCTCCGCGAGCTGTATGATGTG GTTGTGCTTGCATATGGTGCTGAAAGTGATAGAGTTCTTGGTATCCCAGGAGAA GATTTGAGTGGCATATATTCAGCTAGAGAATTTGTGTGGTGGTATAATGGGCATCCGGATTCCAGATACCTTAATCCTGACTTGAAGAGTTCGGATACAGCTGTAATTCTTGGCCAG GGAAATGTAGCTCTTGATGTTGCACGCATTCTCTTACGACCAACAACAGAATTGGCCACGACTGATATTGCCAGCCATGCTTTGTCAGCTCTTGAGAAGAGCTCTATAAG GAAAGTATATTTGGTTGGAAGGCGGGGTCCGGCACAAGCAGCTTGTACTGCTAAAGAGCTGCGTGAAATTCTTG GTATAAAAGATCTGCATGTTCACATAAAGGAAGCTGATCTACTGAAAACCCAAGCAGATGAA GAAGAGATGAAGAATAATCGAATTCGGAAAAGGGTTTATGAGTTGCTGTCTAAGGCTGCTACATCTAGACCTTCGCACCCCAGTTCAGATCAACGTGAACTCCACTTTGTTTTCTTTCGGAAGCCAGATAAGTTTTTAGAATCTGATGAGAGAACTGGCCATGTTTCTGGTGTCAGACTTGAGAAGACAAAGCTCATAG GTGTGGACCCTGGAGAACAAATGGCTGTGGGTACGGGACAATTTGAAGATCTTGGATGCGG AATCGTTTTAAAGAGCATTGGTTACAAATCAGTACCAGTTAATGGCTTACCCTTTGATGATCGGAAAG GTGTGGTTCCAAATGTTAGAGGGCGAGTTCTAAGTGATACATCTGGAGATCATACACGGCTAGAGAAGGGATTGTATGTATGTGGATGGTTAAAGCGAGGACCAACTGGGATCATTGCTACAAACCTCTATTGTGCAGAAGAAACT GTTGCAAGTATATCTGAAGACCTTAAGCAAGGCATAGTCACATTCTCATCATCTAGCTCAGGCAGGGAGGGTCTCCTCCAATTGCTGGACAACCGAAATGTAAGAGTTGTACCATTTAATAGATGGGAGGAGATGGACGCACGAGAAAGAGAGCTTGGGAATTTTAAAAACAAGCCCCGGGAAAAATTAGCCACATTGGAGGAGCTTGAGAAAGCAGCAGAGGAGTAA